From the bacterium genome, one window contains:
- a CDS encoding IS4 family transposase — MVNSSVKKNKGRKKKEPINEKNLQHFKLIHKFIPMLERFHLVRKHHNRNLHCDQYICLILFYFFNPILSSLRGIQQTSHLEKVKKMLGIKGTSLGSLSEASSVFDANLIAPLIKELAKKAIPVEKDPKLKNLQQTLVSTDGTLLRALPKMLWALWINDQNRAAKLHLEFDILKSIPVNAKITNGNGNEKTVLREFLSPNKLYTLDAGYREFKLFQEIIDTNSSFIARLQDNVVWDTIEHKSLTDDDKKTGVQRDMVVRLGTKKKQKDIIRPVRVIEIFHKSNSSRPSDSDYTFLLSTDRMDLSAEIIALIYRYRWQIELFFRWFKCILG; from the coding sequence ATGGTTAATAGTTCAGTAAAGAAAAACAAGGGACGCAAGAAAAAAGAACCAATTAACGAAAAAAACCTGCAACACTTTAAGCTTATTCATAAATTTATTCCTATGCTGGAGCGATTTCATCTGGTTCGTAAGCATCACAATAGAAACCTTCACTGTGACCAATATATCTGTCTCATTTTATTCTATTTCTTCAATCCTATCCTGAGTAGCTTGCGTGGAATTCAACAGACTTCTCACCTTGAGAAGGTTAAGAAAATGCTTGGTATTAAAGGTACAAGCCTTGGCTCCCTTTCTGAGGCAAGTAGTGTTTTTGATGCTAACCTGATTGCTCCTTTAATCAAAGAACTGGCTAAGAAGGCTATCCCTGTGGAAAAAGACCCTAAACTTAAAAACCTTCAACAAACTCTTGTATCTACGGATGGGACGCTCCTTCGTGCCTTGCCAAAGATGCTCTGGGCATTATGGATTAATGACCAAAACAGGGCAGCTAAACTTCACCTTGAGTTTGATATCTTAAAAAGTATCCCTGTTAATGCTAAAATTACTAATGGTAATGGCAATGAAAAAACTGTATTGAGAGAGTTCCTCTCTCCCAATAAACTTTATACATTGGATGCTGGTTATAGGGAGTTTAAACTCTTTCAGGAAATTATAGATACTAATAGTTCCTTTATCGCCCGATTGCAAGATAATGTTGTCTGGGATACCATCGAACATAAATCCCTAACGGATGATGATAAAAAAACAGGTGTGCAAAGGGATATGGTTGTCCGATTAGGGACCAAAAAGAAACAGAAAGATATTATCCGACCAGTGCGTGTTATTGAAATTTTCCATAAAAGTAATAGCTCAAGACCCAGTGATTCTGATTATACCTTTCTTTTATCGACTGACCGTATGGATCTATCCGCTGAGATTATAGCCCTTATCTATCGGTATAGATGGCAAATAGAGCTTTTCTTCCGTTGGTTCAAATGCATTCTTGGTTAG